CAACATGGCAAGTGGGAGCCGGGCAAAAAGGCCCAAAGGCAGGAAACCAGGTCCCGCTAACTCCGGCAGCCGCGCAAAGCGCCCCGGCAGGCGTGAGGGGCGTGAAGGAGCCGGTGACAAAGGCTGTGAAACTACTGAAGATTTTTCCATTAATCCGGGTTCGCTAAAGTGTGCGCATCGTCCCTCCTCCCGATGCGCGCGACCCGGTGTAACGGGTTAAGTCTATCGGATCCGTCTCAGACCGGACCCGCTTCGGCAATCCGCACGCTTGAACCGTGCCTGCCCTTAACCACCTGCAGCTGATTGGTGATGCGTTGCTTCATCTCCCCCACGTGACTCACAAGGCCAACTACCCTGCCGCCGTCGCGCAATCCCTCCAAGGCATCCATCACTTGTTCCAGGGCCTGGTCATCGAGGCTGCCGAAGCCTTCGTCAACAAACAGGGTCTCGATATCCACGCCGCCGGCCTCCTGCTGGACCACATCGGCGAGGCCAAGAGCCAAGGATAACGACGCCATGAAGGATTCACCGCCCGACAACGTGGACGTGTCCCGCCGCTGCCCCGTCCACTCGTCCACAACTTCAAGCCCAAGCCCGGACTTTGCGCCTCTGGCAGCCTTAGCGTCCGTGTGCTGCAACGTATACCGGCCATCGCTCATGGCCACAAGGCGCTCGGAGGCCGCGGTGGCCACCTGTTCAAGGCGTGCCGCCAAGACGTAGGCGTTCAGGCTCATCCGGTAGCTGTTGTCGCCCGATCCCCTCACGGTATCGGCCAGCTCAGCCAGCATCTGCGCCCGGTTCCGCGGCTCCCTTCCGGCTTGCGCCAAGCTTTGGTACTCCGTCCGAAAACGGGCAACAGCGGCCGCCGATTTTCCAGCAAGCCCGGCCGACAAAGCCTTGGCCCGTGCATCGTCCGCGGCATTCGCAGCATGAAGCTTCGATTCGGCAAGTTCGGCTTCTCCCAAAGGATGTTCTCCAATGCTCGCTTCCTTGGCAGCGAGGACGAGGTCCTCACTGCCAAACAACTCATCCAGACGGGATGACTCAGCATCGAAATCGGCCAGGTCCTTTTCCAGGCCCACAACATCGGCGGGAGAGAGGATCTCCCGGCGGGCGTCGTCGGCCGAGGCGAACCCGGATTCCGACAAAGCTTTGTCAAGGGATGCGGCAGCGTCTTGCCTCGCTTGTTCGGCTCGTTCCAGTTCGCGGTCTGCATCCACAGCTGCCTGCAGGAGGCCGCGTTCAGCCTCGAGTGCTTCCAAACGATCGCGCAAGCTCGAAAAGTCGCCCCTCAAGCCAGCAAGATCCGTTTCGAGGGCAACACATTGCTCTTGGAGTACGTGGACAGCCGCCGACGCCTGCGCCGCTGCTCCCACGGATGCATCGTGCTCTTCCTGCGCGAGTACGATGCGCTTGATGAGGGCCTCGTGCCGGACACGAAGTTTCTCCAATGAGGCTTCCGCCGTACGTGCGGCCAAGGCCGCGGCCCGGGCATCTGCAAGCGTGGACTCTGCGGCGGCAGCATCGGCTGAACCACCCTGTGCCACCAGTCCGGCGAGCACCTGCGCTGCCGAGGAAACTTGCTCGGCGAGGAGCCCCAGGGCTCTTTCGCTCGCCTCAAACCGTTCCCTGGCCTCTTCCTCTTCCTGGGCCAGGGAAAGTGCTGTTCGCACGGCTTGGGCGGGGTTGGGGTGTTCTTCGCTTCCGCAAACAGCACATGGCTTACCGCTCTCCAACGCGGCGGCCAGTTCCCCCGCTGCGTTGGCTAAACGCAGTTCGCGGACGTCAAGCCACTTCTGCCGGAGATCCTGCGATGCGGACCGGGCGTGCAGATGCTTCCCGGTGATCACATCCAATTCGCTGGCAGCAGTTGCGTGGCGGGCCACAATTCCCACCAACTCGGCCGCAGCCGTAGCCTCCCGTTCACGTTCGGCCAGTTGGTCAGCCAAAGGTTCGAGCGGCTGGATCTCCAGCTCCACGGCGGACACTTCTTCGCGCAGCTGGTCCACCACGGTGGCCGCAGCTTCCGCAGCGGATAGATGTTCCGCCAGTTCACCACGCCTGGCCGCCAGGCGGACTGTGATCCCTTCCAAGCGCTGTTCTTCTGGCAGCCTGGCCTCAAGGACTGCGCAACTCGCCTTGACGGTTTCCAGGGCAATGGTGGGCTTTGCTGCATCCAGGCCCGCGGCATCAAGCTTCTCGCGAAGACCGGCAGCCCGCGCAGACGCCGTGTGGAGTTTGCGCGCTGCGGAGTCAACTGCTTCCAGTTGGCCGCTGAGAACAGCGGCGCGTCGGTGCTTCCCCAGCATTTCCTTGTTCTCCAAGGCACGGGGCGCTGCAAGTTCAAGCAGGACCCGCCGCTGCATCGCGGCACCGAGACGCCCATGCCGCTGGGACTTCTCCTGGGCCTCCTGGAAATGCTCCATAAGGCGGGAAGACAGGGATTCTGCCTCGGCGGCCTCGTTCTGCCGCCGCTTCCATTCAGCTTCTACTTCTGCCTCTACCCCGGCAAGCCAAGCCTCAGGCTCCTGTCCTGGTTCCGTCCCTGCGGCCGAAGTGTCAGCGGCGGGAAGGCCCAGCTGGTCCTGTTCCGATGCAACGCGGTCCAGCAGTAGCTTGAGCTCTGACGCGTTCTCCTGCACGGCACGGGCGGCCTCGGCAGCCTGGTGAACGAGCTGGCGTTCAACCGCTTCAAATCGTTGTGTGCCGAACAATTTTTGGAGGAGTTCCAGCCGGTCATTGGCCTTGGACCTCAGGAATGCGGCGAAGTCTCCCTGTGGCAGCATCACTACCCGGGTGAACTGCTCCCGGTCCATTCCGAGGACGTCCGAAAGTTCGGCCCCAACCTCGTCATTCCTGGAAGATTTCTCCTCCCAGCTCCCGGCGACGCGCTCCCTGAGGAGGGTCTTGGCTTGCTGGGTAGTGAATCCATTGCGTCCGCGGGCGCTGGGCCGGTCCCAAGCGGGCGACCGCGTCACTTCAAAACGGCGACCCCGCGCGGAGAACTCACAGACCACGCGAGGCTCCGCACCTGGCGCCGCATGATCGCTTCGTAGCCGTTTCCCTTCCTGGCGGGCGCCGGGAACGGACCCGTACAGGGCGAAGCAGATGGCATCCAGAATGCTGGTCTTTCCGGCCCCTGTGGCGCCGTTGAGGAGGAAAAGTCCTTGGGCGCTCAAATGGTCG
This genomic interval from Paenarthrobacter aurescens TC1 contains the following:
- a CDS encoding putative nuclease sbcCD subunit C (identified by match to protein family HMM PF02463) — its product is MRIHRLDIEAFGPFATPQHIDFDHLSAQGLFLLNGATGAGKTSILDAICFALYGSVPGARQEGKRLRSDHAAPGAEPRVVCEFSARGRRFEVTRSPAWDRPSARGRNGFTTQQAKTLLRERVAGSWEEKSSRNDEVGAELSDVLGMDREQFTRVVMLPQGDFAAFLRSKANDRLELLQKLFGTQRFEAVERQLVHQAAEAARAVQENASELKLLLDRVASEQDQLGLPAADTSAAGTEPGQEPEAWLAGVEAEVEAEWKRRQNEAAEAESLSSRLMEHFQEAQEKSQRHGRLGAAMQRRVLLELAAPRALENKEMLGKHRRAAVLSGQLEAVDSAARKLHTASARAAGLREKLDAAGLDAAKPTIALETVKASCAVLEARLPEEQRLEGITVRLAARRGELAEHLSAAEAAATVVDQLREEVSAVELEIQPLEPLADQLAEREREATAAAELVGIVARHATAASELDVITGKHLHARSASQDLRQKWLDVRELRLANAAGELAAALESGKPCAVCGSEEHPNPAQAVRTALSLAQEEEEARERFEASERALGLLAEQVSSAAQVLAGLVAQGGSADAAAAESTLADARAAALAARTAEASLEKLRVRHEALIKRIVLAQEEHDASVGAAAQASAAVHVLQEQCVALETDLAGLRGDFSSLRDRLEALEAERGLLQAAVDADRELERAEQARQDAAASLDKALSESGFASADDARREILSPADVVGLEKDLADFDAESSRLDELFGSEDLVLAAKEASIGEHPLGEAELAESKLHAANAADDARAKALSAGLAGKSAAAVARFRTEYQSLAQAGREPRNRAQMLAELADTVRGSGDNSYRMSLNAYVLAARLEQVATAASERLVAMSDGRYTLQHTDAKAARGAKSGLGLEVVDEWTGQRRDTSTLSGGESFMASLSLALGLADVVQQEAGGVDIETLFVDEGFGSLDDQALEQVMDALEGLRDGGRVVGLVSHVGEMKQRITNQLQVVKGRHGSSVRIAEAGPV